The Deinococcota bacterium genome includes the window GGTCAAGGCGGGGGTCGAGGGTCGGGGGTCGGGGGTCGGGAGAGGCTTATGCTTACGTCTGCCTCTTGTCTTTAGGCTACTTGTCTTTGTGCTGCTGGTCCTTTTCGCGACCGCGGGCGCCCAGGAGGTCCAGCTCGAGCAGGAGGTCTTCAGCATCGCCCGCGGTTTGCGCTGCATGACCTGCGACTCGGAGACGGCGGCGGACTCGAACGCGGCGGTCAGCGTCGAGTTTCGGCGCATCGTCCGCGAACAGCTTCAAGAGGGGCGCAGCAGGGACGAGATCTACAGCTACTTCGTGGAGCGCTACGGCGACGTGGTCCTGATGAACCCGCCCCGGCGGGGGATTACCCTCATCGTCTGGCTCGCGCCGCTGCTCTTCGGGCTCGTCGCCCTCGTCACGCTCTTCTACTATCTGCGCGACTGGACGAGAAAGGGTGAAGAGCCTATCCCAGCCGACCCCGACTACTTAAGGCGCGTCCGCCAGGAAGTCTCCCAGGAAGTCTCGCAGGAAATCTCGCTGCCCGCAAGCAAAGAAAGTTAAACCCTATGCTTACGCTGCTCATCGTCTTTACACTCAGCCTGCTCCTCTTGGGCTTCGTCGTC containing:
- a CDS encoding cytochrome c-type biogenesis protein CcmH, which translates into the protein MLLVLFATAGAQEVQLEQEVFSIARGLRCMTCDSETAADSNAAVSVEFRRIVREQLQEGRSRDEIYSYFVERYGDVVLMNPPRRGITLIVWLAPLLFGLVALVTLFYYLRDWTRKGEEPIPADPDYLRRVRQEVSQEVSQEISLPASKES